In Helianthus annuus cultivar XRQ/B chromosome 3, HanXRQr2.0-SUNRISE, whole genome shotgun sequence, a single window of DNA contains:
- the LOC110935544 gene encoding leucoanthocyanidin dioxygenase translates to MVISANTRVESLAKSGINQIPKEYIRTQDELTTITDIFQDENNQQCPQVPTIDLNDINSDDPKAREKCRHEIVKAATEWGVMHLVNHGISGDLINRVKAAGESFFDQPVEEKEKYSNDIASGKIQGYGSKLANNACGQLEWEDYFFHLVFPEEKRDLTNWPSTPKDYIPATTEYARQLRALATKIFVVLSLGLGLEEGRLEKEVGGMEEQILQLKINYYPKCPQPELALGVEAHTDVSALTFILHNMVPGLQLFYDGQWVTAKCVPDSIIMHIGDTIEILSNGKYKSILHRGLVNKEKVRISWAVFCEPPKEKIILKPLPETVSEEEPPLFPPRTFHQHMEHKLFRKNNDTLNPK, encoded by the exons atggtGATTTCAGCAAATACAAGAGTCGAGAGCTTAGCCAAAAGTGGGATTAATCAAATCCCAAAAGAATACATCCGAACACAAGATGAACTCACAACCATCACCGACATCTTTCAAGATGAAAACAACCAACAATGCCCACAAGTTCCCACCATCGACTTGAACGACATCAACTCCGACGACCCGAAAGCACGTGAAAAGTGTCGTCATGAGATCGTTAAAGCGGCCACCGAGTGGGGTGTCATGCACCTTGTCAACCATGGGATCTCTGGCGACTTGATCAACCGTGTTAAGGCTGCAGGCGAGAGTTTTTTCGATCAACCGGTTGAAGAGAAGGAGAAGTATTCGAATGATATTGCATCAGGAAAGATTCAAGGGTATGGAAGTAAGTTGGCTAATAACGCTTGTGGGCAGCTTGAATGGGAAGATTACTTCTTCCACCTTGTGTTCCCGGAGGAGAAACGTGATTTGACCAATTGGCCCTCAACACCTAAGGATTACAT CCCTGCTACGACGGAGTACGCTAGACAACTAAGAGCACTTGCCACCAAGATATTTGTGGTGTTATCTCTAGGATTGGGACTGGAGGAGGGGAGGCTAGAAAAGGAGGTAGGAGGGATGGAGGAGCAAATTCTTCAACTAAAGATCAACTATTACCCAAAATGCCCTCAGCCCGAGCTAGCTCTAGGTGTTGAAGCTCACACCGATGTGAGTGCACTCACGTTCATACTCCACAACATGGTTCCTGGGCTCCAGCTCTTTTATGATGGACAATGGGTGACAGCTAAATGCGTACCAGACTCCATCATAATGCACATTGGTGACACTATTGAAATCCTTAGTAATGGCAAGTACAAAAGTATTCTCCATAGAGGGCTTGTGAATAAGGAGAAGGTTAGGATTTCTTGGGCGGTTTTCTGCGAACCGCCAAAGGAGAAGATCATCCTGAAACCGTTACCTGAGACGGTTTCTGAGGAGGAGCCACCACTCTTTCCGCCACGAACCTTCCATCAACATATGGAACATAAGCTGTTTAGAAAGAACAATGACACACTCAATCCAAAATGA